The DNA window ATGGTTATTCGGCTGTTTCGCCAACGTTTGTTCAGAGCGGAACAGCTTTTTCATTTTCAAAAAGAAAACAGCTAGACGAGCAGGCTTAAATTTTGTAATATTATATTAAATTGAAAATAGTTTTATTATTTACGTGATTGCTAGAGGGGATGTGGGAGCAGAGAACAAAGGAATGATCAGAAAGAAGGATCGGTTTCCAATTCGGCCGCTCCTTCACAACCACAAGTGCGCGTGCAGGGCGGATGGCGTTTTGCCGATGCTGTCAGACGGCGCGCTCAGATGACAGAAGATGATGAACAATGGGGGGAAAACGAGTGAAAAAGAAAAAAGCAGCAGGTGTCTTTTTCTCGCTGATGCTGACGGCGGGCCTCATGGCCGGCTGCGGCGGCAACCAACCAAGCGGCGGCTCGGCGGGTGGCAGCGGCGGAGGAGGCGGCGATGTCATTAAAATCGGCGCCAACCTTGAGCTGTCCGGCGGGGTCGCTTCGTACGGACAATCGATCGCCGAAGGGCTGGAACTGGCGTTAGAGGAAATCAACAAAGAAGGAATCGACGGCAAAAAGTTGGAGCTTGTCAAAGTCGACAACAAATCGGAAGCGGCCGAAGCGACGAACGGCGCCATCAAGCTGATCAGCCAAGACAAAGTCGTCGCGATTGTCGGCTCAGCGACGAGCACGAATACGCTCGCCCAAGTGCAAATCGCCAATGACAATAAAGTGCCGCTCATTACGCCAACCGGCACGAACCCGACGATCACCAACAAAGACGGCAAAGTGAATGAATTCGTCTTCCGGACGTGCTTTATCGACCCGTTCCAAGGAACAGTGGCGGCCAAATTTGCGCTAAACGACTTGAAAGTGAAAAATGCCGCTGTGTTGATCGACAGCTCAAGCGATTACTCGAAAGGGCTGGCTGCTTCGTTTAAAGAGGCGTTCACGGGCGGCGGCGGCAAAATTGTTGCCGAAGAAGCGTATGTCGCGAAAGATACCGACTTCCGCGCTACGCTGACGCGCATTAAATCCGCCAATCCGGAATTTTTGTTCTTGCCGGGCTACTACGAAGAAGTCGGTCTCATTGTGAAGCAGGCGCGCGAACTTGGCTTGAACGTGCCGATCATGGGCGGCGACGGCTGGGATTCGCCGAAGCTTGTTGAAATTGCCGGCAAAGACGCATTGAACAATACGTATATTACGAACCACTATTCGTCGGGCGACCCGGATCCGAAAATTCAAGAGTTCGTCAAAGCGTTCCAAGCGAAATACAATAAAGCGCCGGACGCCTTTAACGCGCTTGGCTACGATACGGCATATTTCCTGGCGGATGCCATCAAACGGGCCGGCAGCGCCGATCCGGTGAAAATCAAAGACGCGCTGGTGCAAACGAAAGATTTGCAGCTCGTCTCCGGTACGCTGACGCTCGATGAAAACCATGACCCGGTGAAATCGGCGGCGATTTTAGAATACAAAGACGGGCAGCAACAATTCAAAACGAAAGTGAATCCGTAAGGCAAGGCTGGATGGAGTGCATGGGCGGGGGGAGGGCGTCCCTTCAGGGAACGATCCCCTGTCCGGCATTTCTTTTGACCAGAGAACGAGTTTTCGTTAAGGAGCGTGCAATCATGGAACTCATTCAACAGCTAGTGAACGGCATTTCGTTAGGCAGCATTTATGCGCTGATCGCGCTTGGCTATACGATGGTGTATGGCATCGTCCGGCTCATTAACTTCGCCCATGGCGACGTCTTTATGGTCGGTTCATTCGTCGGTTTTTACGCTGTGACGATGCTCGGTGTCGGTTTTTTTCCAGCGCTGTTGTTGGCGATGGCAGCCTGCGCTGTGCTCGGGATGGTTATTGAACGCATCGCCTACAAGCCGCTGCGGAATGCGACGCGCATTGCCGTGCTTATTACAGCGATCGGCGTATCGCTTTTGATTGAGTACGTGACGATTTATTTGCGCGGGGCGCAGCCGGAAGCGTATCCGAGCACGTTGCTGCCAGAACGGAACTTGGAGCTGTTTGGCGTTGTCATTAGCGGCCAGTCGCTTTTCATCCTCGGCACGTCCCTCGTCTTAATGGTCCTTCTTCAGTTCATCGTTCACCGGACAAAAATCGGGAAAGCGATGCGCGCCGTCTCCCATGATGCGGAAGCGGCCCGGTTGATGGGGATTAACGTCGACAATACGATCTCGGCCACGTTTGCGATCGGCTCGGCATTGGCCGGTGCGGCCGGTGTCATTTTTGGCATTTATTATACGAAAATCGAGCCGTTAATGGGCATTCTTCCGGGGCTGAAGGCGTTTGTCGCCGCCGTGCTGGGCGGGATCGGCATCATTCCGGGCGCGATGGTCGGCGGGCTTTTGCTTGGCGTCATCGAATCGCTCGTCAGCGGGTTAGGCTATTCGCTTTGGCGCGACGGGGTGGCGTTCATCATTTTAATTCTCATCCTCATTTTCCGGCCGGCCGGATTGTTTGGCAAGAACGTACGAGAAAAAGTGTAAAGGATGGTAGGGAACAATGGCAACTTGGAAGCGGACGCGTGGATTTTGGGTTTCCGTCATATTGGCCTTCGCCTTTTTCGCCGTTGTCGAGTGGCTGATTGCAAGCGGAACGTTAAACATCTTTTATGTGAATACCCTCTTTTTCATGGCGATTAACGTCATTTTGGCTGTCAGTCTTCATTTAATTATCGGGATTACCGGACAGTTTTCCATTGGCCATGCCGGTTTTTTCGCCGTTGGCGCCTATGCCTCCGCGATTATGACGATGAAGCTGCAGCTGCCGTTTGCGGTCGGGTTATTGGCGGCCGGGGCGGCGGCGATGCTCGCTGGCCTGATCATCGGCGTGCCGAGCTTGCGGCTGAAAGGAGATTATTTGGCGATCGCGACGCTCGGATTCGGCGAAATTGTCCGCATCGCGTTGTTGAATATCGACTATGTGGGCGGAGCGAGCGGCATGACGGTGGCGCACATGACGACATGGCCGTGGGTGTTCGCTTGTTTGTTGGTCACGATCATTGTCATCGCCAACTTCACGAATTCGACGCACGGGCGGGCGTGCATCTCGATTCGCGAGGATGAAATCGCCGCTGATGCGATGGGGATCAATACGACGTATTACAAAGTCGCTGCGTTTGCGATCGGTTCGTTTTTCGCCGGCATTGCCGGGGCTTTGTACGCCCACCACTTTTACATTATTCAGCCGTCGAACTTCGGCTTTTTAAAATCGTTTGATATTTTGATTTTTGTCGTGTTGGGCGGGCTCGGCAGCCTGTCTGGCGCGGTTGTTGCGGCGATATTGTTGACACTCGTTTCGACGTTCTTGCAAAACTATCCGGAAACGCGGATGATCATCTACAGCCTTGTTTTGATTTTGGTCATGCTGTATCGCCCAACCGGGTTGATGGGGAAGAAAGAATTGACTTCGCTCTTCAAATGGCGGAAGGCAGCGCAAGGGGGAATGAACCATGGCGGCAAGAACACCGTTGCTTAAAGCGGAAGGGGTCGGCATCCAGTTTGGCGGGCTCAAGGCGCTCTCCGGCGTAGATATGGAGCTGCATCGAGGGGAGCTCGTCGGACTCATCGGCCCGAACGGCGCCGGGAAAACGACGCTGTTTAACTTATTGACCGGTGTGTATGTGCCGACGGAAGGACGGATTATGCTGGATGGCGAAATGTTGAACGGCTTGCCGCCGTACAAAATTACGCGCAAAGGGATCAGCCGGACGTTTCAAAACATTCGCCTGTTTGGCGAGCTGTCGGTCCTTGACAACGTCAAAGTCGCTTACCATACGCACGCCCGCCATTCGATCGTGAGCTCCATTCTCCGCCTTCCGTCCCACCTCCGCGGAGAAAGGGAAATGGAAGAAAAGACGATCGAGTTTTTGAACATTTTTAACTTGCACGAGGTGATGCACGAGCAGGCGAAAAACTTGCCATACGGCCAGCAGCGCCGCTTGGAGATCGCCCGGGCGCTCGCGGCGCAGCCGAAGCTCTTGCTGCTTGACGAGCCGGCTGCCGGCATGAACCCGCAGGAAACGAAAGAGCTGATGAATTTGATCGCCTTTATTCGCGAACGGTTTGCGTTGACGATTTTGCTGATTGAGCATGATATGTCGCTTGTGATGGGCATATGCGAGCGCATTTATGTGCTCGACCATGGCCAGTTGATCGCTCACGGCACGCCGGAAGATGTGCGCAACAACCCGAAAGTGATCGAGGCTTACCTTGGCGAGGAGGTGTCGTGATGATGTTGAAAGTCGATCAAATTGACGTGTTTTACGGCAATATTCATGCCTTAAAAGGCGTATCGCTGGAAGTCAACAGCGGCGAAATCGTCACCTTGATTGGCGCAAACGGCGCCGGGAAAACGACGCTCTTAAAAACGATTTCCGGCTTATTGAAGCCGAAAAACGGCGACATCGTCTATGAAGGAGCCTCGATCGCCGGCAAAGCGGCGCAAATGATCGTCAAACAGGGCATTTCGCATGTGCCGGAAGGGCGGCGCGTGTTTGCGAACATGACAGTTGAAGAAAACTTGGAGCTTGGCGCATTTTTGCGCAAAGATAAGGCGGGCATTCAACAGGACTTTGCTAAGGTGTTTGAGCTGTTCCCGCGCCTTGAAGAGCGGCGCAAGCAGCTGGCCGGCACGCTCTCGGGCGGCGAGCAGCAAATGCTGGCGATCGGCCGCGCGCTCATGGCGCGCCCGAAGCTTTTGCTTTTGGACGAGCCGT is part of the Geobacillus sp. 46C-IIa genome and encodes:
- a CDS encoding ABC transporter ATP-binding protein, encoding MAARTPLLKAEGVGIQFGGLKALSGVDMELHRGELVGLIGPNGAGKTTLFNLLTGVYVPTEGRIMLDGEMLNGLPPYKITRKGISRTFQNIRLFGELSVLDNVKVAYHTHARHSIVSSILRLPSHLRGEREMEEKTIEFLNIFNLHEVMHEQAKNLPYGQQRRLEIARALAAQPKLLLLDEPAAGMNPQETKELMNLIAFIRERFALTILLIEHDMSLVMGICERIYVLDHGQLIAHGTPEDVRNNPKVIEAYLGEEVS
- a CDS encoding ABC transporter ATP-binding protein, which translates into the protein MLKVDQIDVFYGNIHALKGVSLEVNSGEIVTLIGANGAGKTTLLKTISGLLKPKNGDIVYEGASIAGKAAQMIVKQGISHVPEGRRVFANMTVEENLELGAFLRKDKAGIQQDFAKVFELFPRLEERRKQLAGTLSGGEQQMLAIGRALMARPKLLLLDEPSMGLAPLLVKTIFRIIEEINESGTTILLVEQNAHMALSIAARAYVIESGRVVLSGTASELQASEQVKQAYLGGH
- a CDS encoding ABC transporter substrate-binding protein, with translation MKKKKAAGVFFSLMLTAGLMAGCGGNQPSGGSAGGSGGGGGDVIKIGANLELSGGVASYGQSIAEGLELALEEINKEGIDGKKLELVKVDNKSEAAEATNGAIKLISQDKVVAIVGSATSTNTLAQVQIANDNKVPLITPTGTNPTITNKDGKVNEFVFRTCFIDPFQGTVAAKFALNDLKVKNAAVLIDSSSDYSKGLAASFKEAFTGGGGKIVAEEAYVAKDTDFRATLTRIKSANPEFLFLPGYYEEVGLIVKQARELGLNVPIMGGDGWDSPKLVEIAGKDALNNTYITNHYSSGDPDPKIQEFVKAFQAKYNKAPDAFNALGYDTAYFLADAIKRAGSADPVKIKDALVQTKDLQLVSGTLTLDENHDPVKSAAILEYKDGQQQFKTKVNP
- a CDS encoding branched-chain amino acid ABC transporter permease, which produces MATWKRTRGFWVSVILAFAFFAVVEWLIASGTLNIFYVNTLFFMAINVILAVSLHLIIGITGQFSIGHAGFFAVGAYASAIMTMKLQLPFAVGLLAAGAAAMLAGLIIGVPSLRLKGDYLAIATLGFGEIVRIALLNIDYVGGASGMTVAHMTTWPWVFACLLVTIIVIANFTNSTHGRACISIREDEIAADAMGINTTYYKVAAFAIGSFFAGIAGALYAHHFYIIQPSNFGFLKSFDILIFVVLGGLGSLSGAVVAAILLTLVSTFLQNYPETRMIIYSLVLILVMLYRPTGLMGKKELTSLFKWRKAAQGGMNHGGKNTVA
- a CDS encoding branched-chain amino acid ABC transporter permease, producing MELIQQLVNGISLGSIYALIALGYTMVYGIVRLINFAHGDVFMVGSFVGFYAVTMLGVGFFPALLLAMAACAVLGMVIERIAYKPLRNATRIAVLITAIGVSLLIEYVTIYLRGAQPEAYPSTLLPERNLELFGVVISGQSLFILGTSLVLMVLLQFIVHRTKIGKAMRAVSHDAEAARLMGINVDNTISATFAIGSALAGAAGVIFGIYYTKIEPLMGILPGLKAFVAAVLGGIGIIPGAMVGGLLLGVIESLVSGLGYSLWRDGVAFIILILILIFRPAGLFGKNVREKV